A window of the bacterium genome harbors these coding sequences:
- a CDS encoding beta-carotene ketolase — MAKVQTSAAQGLFIAALIYSAWLSHLVYWLAADLRSMPWPRIVLALLVQTWLYVGLFITAHDAMHQGIAPGRRRINLWVGRIAVLSYALFSFDKLLRRHGLHHSFPAGDRDPDFHDGVHTG; from the coding sequence ATGGCGAAAGTGCAAACCAGCGCAGCACAAGGCCTCTTCATCGCTGCGCTGATCTACTCGGCGTGGCTCAGTCACCTGGTCTACTGGCTGGCGGCTGACCTGCGATCCATGCCCTGGCCCAGGATCGTCCTGGCCCTGCTCGTGCAGACCTGGCTGTATGTCGGTCTTTTTATCACCGCCCACGACGCCATGCATCAGGGGATCGCTCCGGGGCGCCGAAGGATCAACCTATGGGTTGGACGCATTGCGGTGCTGAGTTATGCGCTGTTTTCTTTTGACAAACTTTTGCGGCGCCACGGTCTGCATCACAGCTTTCCAGCCGGCGACCGGGATCCGGATTTTCACGACGGCGTCCACACCGGG